In Candidatus Nanopelagicales bacterium, one genomic interval encodes:
- the pyrE gene encoding orotate phosphoribosyltransferase: protein MTDAPAATVHADHADHDREALRAQIVGKAVVHGRVVLSSGREADYYVDLRRVTLDAEAAPLVGRVMLDLTADLAYDAVGGLTLGADPVATAMLHAAAARGRRLDAFVVRKEGKAHGLQRRIEGPDVAGRRVLAVEDTSTTGGSVLTAVEALREAGAEVVGVAVIVERGAAPAVAAAGLPYLAAYSLTDLGLA, encoded by the coding sequence CGCCACCGTTCACGCCGATCACGCCGACCACGACCGCGAGGCCCTGCGCGCCCAGATCGTCGGCAAGGCCGTGGTCCACGGCCGCGTGGTCCTGTCCTCCGGACGCGAGGCGGACTACTACGTCGACCTGCGCCGGGTGACCCTGGACGCCGAGGCCGCGCCGCTGGTCGGCCGGGTGATGCTCGACCTCACCGCGGACCTGGCGTACGACGCCGTCGGCGGCCTCACCCTGGGCGCCGACCCGGTCGCCACGGCGATGCTGCACGCCGCCGCCGCCCGGGGGCGGCGGCTGGACGCCTTCGTCGTACGCAAGGAGGGCAAGGCGCACGGCCTGCAGCGGCGGATCGAGGGCCCGGACGTGGCCGGGCGCCGGGTGCTGGCCGTGGAGGACACCTCCACCACCGGCGGCTCGGTGCTGACGGCCGTGGAGGCGCTGCGCGAGGCGGGCGCGGAGGTGGTCGGGGTCGCGGTGATCGTCGAGCGCGGGGCCGCGCCGGCGGTCGCGGCAGCCGGCCTGCCGTACCTGGCTGCCTACTCGCTGACCGACCTCGGGCTGGCCTGA